From the Exiguobacterium aurantiacum genome, one window contains:
- a CDS encoding ABC transporter permease: protein MSNPSILGLIRNEVLKIHKKRRLLVVSTILIVLVSMFTYANYRQIEKQREEQGTIDWRVDLQQEIVDTQNRLASANVQDEFRQILEFQVQQNQYYLDNDINPNYPGAPTFMRVFFSQGTTLVLPLFIIVLMADIVSGEHNDGTIKTLLSRPVRRFKILLAKWMTTLLYTSILIFITAFVSYAISGIVLGWDGWTAPILTGFQASSTGTFSTDFVHTLPMWQYLLMSVGLSWFVVAAVGTIALMISVIVKNTATGIGIMMAVLISGPLLTSLGSNWDSSKYLVNVNFGLHTYLEGQAPPIDGMTLPFSLIVIFVWSLAALAYAFYHFTQKDVY from the coding sequence TTGTCTAATCCGTCAATCCTTGGCCTCATTCGGAACGAAGTCTTAAAGATTCATAAGAAACGTCGGCTTCTCGTCGTGTCGACCATTCTCATCGTACTCGTCTCGATGTTCACATATGCCAACTACCGGCAAATCGAGAAACAACGGGAAGAACAAGGGACGATCGACTGGCGTGTCGATTTACAGCAAGAAATCGTCGATACGCAAAACCGGCTCGCCTCGGCGAACGTTCAAGACGAGTTCCGTCAAATTTTGGAGTTCCAGGTCCAACAGAATCAATATTACTTAGATAATGATATCAACCCGAACTATCCTGGGGCGCCGACGTTCATGCGTGTCTTCTTCTCGCAAGGGACGACGCTCGTGCTCCCACTCTTTATCATCGTCCTGATGGCCGATATCGTCAGCGGGGAGCATAATGACGGTACAATCAAGACACTGTTGTCCCGTCCGGTCCGGCGCTTTAAAATCTTGCTCGCCAAATGGATGACGACGCTCTTATATACGTCGATTCTCATCTTTATCACGGCGTTCGTCAGTTATGCCATCTCCGGCATTGTGCTCGGCTGGGACGGATGGACCGCCCCGATCTTGACAGGTTTCCAAGCCTCGTCGACGGGGACGTTCTCGACCGACTTCGTCCATACGCTGCCGATGTGGCAATACTTGCTCATGTCGGTCGGCTTATCCTGGTTCGTCGTCGCTGCCGTTGGGACGATTGCGCTCATGATCTCGGTCATCGTCAAGAACACGGCGACCGGGATTGGGATTATGATGGCCGTCCTCATTTCAGGACCGTTGCTCACATCGCTCGGGTCGAATTGGGACAGCTCGAAATATTTGGTCAACGTCAACTTCGGTCTTCATACCTATCTTGAAGGCCAGGCCCCACCGATTGATGGGATGACGTTGCCGTTCTCGCTCATCGTCATATTCGTCTGGTCGCTCGCCGCGCTCGCGTATGCGTTCTACCACTTCACTCAAAAAGATGTCTATTGA
- a CDS encoding ABC transporter ATP-binding protein: MQPTLKIDHLTKVIGKKTIIDDISFDVFPGEVFGFLGPNGAGKTTTIRMIVGLIKPTNGTVSICGFSVERQFVQAMNQIGAIVENPELYKFMSGRENLNAFARMLPGVDEARIQEVIDLVDLTARIDDKVKTYSLGMRQRLGIAQAMLNNPRVLILDEPTNGLDPMGIRDLRLFIRRLVEETGLSVLVSSHILAEIELLADRVAIMSRGKIVKVGTVDELIHELASTVDVHVADSFEVLPIIRGFESIDHADVVDERTIRVSMNLDDTARLNRYLLDRGVEVFGLERRVQTLEELFISLTGGDHIV; encoded by the coding sequence ATGCAACCAACATTGAAAATAGACCATTTGACAAAAGTAATCGGTAAGAAAACGATCATCGATGACATCTCGTTCGATGTGTTCCCCGGCGAAGTGTTCGGCTTCTTAGGTCCGAACGGGGCCGGTAAAACGACGACGATTCGGATGATTGTCGGATTGATTAAGCCGACGAACGGGACCGTCTCGATTTGTGGGTTCAGCGTCGAACGTCAATTCGTTCAGGCGATGAATCAAATCGGCGCCATCGTTGAGAATCCGGAACTGTACAAGTTCATGAGCGGGCGTGAGAACTTGAACGCCTTCGCGCGGATGTTGCCCGGTGTCGATGAGGCCCGGATTCAAGAAGTGATCGATCTCGTCGATTTGACGGCACGAATCGATGATAAAGTGAAGACGTACTCGCTCGGGATGCGGCAACGTCTCGGCATCGCCCAGGCCATGTTGAACAATCCCCGTGTCTTGATTCTCGATGAGCCGACGAACGGGCTCGACCCGATGGGGATTCGTGACCTTCGCCTCTTCATCCGCCGTCTCGTCGAAGAGACTGGACTGAGCGTCCTCGTCTCGAGCCACATCTTGGCCGAGATTGAACTGCTCGCGGACCGCGTCGCCATCATGTCGCGCGGGAAAATCGTCAAAGTCGGAACGGTCGACGAATTGATTCATGAATTGGCGTCGACGGTCGATGTCCACGTGGCCGACAGTTTTGAAGTCTTGCCGATTATCCGCGGATTCGAGTCGATCGACCACGCCGACGTCGTCGATGAACGGACGATTCGGGTCTCGATGAATCTAGATGATACGGCCCGCTTGAATCGCTACTTGCTCGATCGAGGTGTCGAGGTGTTCGGTCTCGAACGACGCGTCCAGACGCTCGAAGAATTGTTTATCTCATTGACCGGGGGTGACCATATTGTCTAA